A stretch of Enterobacter cloacae complex sp. ECNIH7 DNA encodes these proteins:
- the sufE gene encoding cysteine desulfuration protein SufE yields MAELPDRDKLLRNFGRCANWEEKYLYIIELGQRLPPLGEEAHNPENSIQGCQSQVWIVMEQSDDGTIALHGDSDAAIVKGLIAVVFILYHRMSAQDIVAFDVRPWFEKMALTQHLTPSRSQGLEAMIRAIRAKAAILS; encoded by the coding sequence ATGGCAGAACTGCCGGACAGAGACAAATTGCTGCGCAACTTTGGGCGTTGCGCAAACTGGGAAGAGAAGTACCTTTATATCATCGAGCTGGGGCAGCGTCTGCCGCCGCTCGGTGAAGAGGCGCATAACCCGGAAAACAGTATTCAGGGCTGTCAGAGCCAGGTGTGGATTGTGATGGAACAGTCTGACGACGGCACGATAGCACTGCACGGCGACAGCGATGCGGCCATTGTAAAAGGGCTTATTGCGGTCGTCTTTATTCTTTACCACCGGATGTCGGCGCAGGATATTGTCGCGTTTGATGTCCGCCCGTGGTTTGAAAAAATGGCCCTGACCCAACACCTCACCCCGTCTCGTTCCCAGGGACTGGAAGCGATGATTCGCGCGATCCGCGCCAAAGCTGCAATCCTTAGCTAG
- the ldtE gene encoding L,D-transpeptidase LdtE: protein MKRASLITLLLLSSLGALNSARAMDYPLPPAGSRLIGQNQTYTIQEGDNKLQTIARRFNTAAQVILETNNTIAPVNPAPGTVITIPSQMLLPDTPREGIVVNLAELRLYYFPPGENIVQVFPLGIGQLGLETPVTTTRVSQKIPNPTWTPTPGIRARSLEQGIKLPPVVPAGPNNPLGRFALRLGVGNGEYLIHGTSAPDSVGLRVSSGCMRMNAPDIKALFEQVRVGTRVQIINEPVKFSVEPDGKRYIEVHRPLAQVEGENPQVSPIAHSADFATFVSQAGSDKALIEKALARRAGIPVIVSSGSGPSASNSVLSVQNSRVSAAVAEDEGEKVTQ from the coding sequence ATGAAGCGCGCGTCTCTAATAACTCTATTACTCCTCAGTTCGCTCGGCGCACTTAATTCGGCCCGCGCGATGGACTATCCGTTGCCGCCCGCAGGCAGCCGCCTGATTGGGCAAAATCAAACCTACACGATACAGGAAGGGGATAATAAGCTGCAGACCATCGCCCGCCGGTTTAATACCGCGGCGCAGGTGATCCTGGAAACGAACAATACCATTGCGCCGGTAAACCCTGCGCCGGGAACCGTCATTACCATTCCGTCGCAGATGCTGCTGCCGGACACGCCGCGCGAGGGGATTGTGGTGAATCTCGCAGAGCTTCGGCTGTACTACTTCCCGCCGGGAGAGAACATCGTTCAGGTTTTTCCGCTCGGCATCGGACAGCTGGGGCTGGAAACGCCGGTGACGACCACGCGGGTGAGCCAGAAGATCCCGAATCCCACCTGGACACCCACGCCGGGCATCAGAGCACGCTCTCTGGAGCAGGGCATTAAATTGCCTCCGGTGGTGCCTGCCGGGCCAAATAACCCGCTGGGACGCTTCGCACTGCGTCTGGGCGTGGGCAATGGGGAATATCTTATCCACGGTACCAGCGCGCCGGACAGCGTTGGCCTGCGGGTCAGCTCCGGCTGTATGCGGATGAACGCCCCGGATATCAAAGCGCTGTTCGAACAGGTGCGGGTTGGCACGCGGGTACAGATTATCAATGAACCCGTGAAATTCTCCGTGGAGCCGGATGGTAAACGCTATATTGAGGTCCACCGTCCGCTGGCGCAGGTTGAGGGGGAAAATCCGCAGGTCTCGCCAATTGCCCATTCCGCGGACTTTGCGACTTTTGTTTCTCAGGCGGGAAGCGATAAGGCGCTGATTGAGAAAGCCCTGGCACGTCGTGCGGGCATCCCGGTTATCGTGTCGTCGGGAAGCGGTCCGTCAGCCAGCAATAGCGTATTGTCGGTGCAGAACAGCCGGGTGTCTGCTGCGGTAGCGGAAGATGAAGGGGAGAAGGTGACGCAGTAG
- the lpp gene encoding murein lipoprotein Lpp → MNRTKLVLGAVILGSTLLAGCSSNAKIDQLSSDVQTLNAKVDQLSNDVNAMRSDVQAAKDDAARANQRLDNQATKYRK, encoded by the coding sequence ATGAATCGTACTAAACTGGTACTGGGCGCGGTAATCCTGGGTTCTACTCTGCTGGCTGGTTGCTCCAGCAACGCTAAAATCGATCAGCTGTCTTCTGACGTTCAGACTCTGAACGCTAAAGTTGACCAGCTGAGCAACGACGTGAACGCAATGCGTTCCGACGTTCAGGCTGCTAAAGACGACGCAGCTCGCGCTAACCAGCGTCTGGACAACCAGGCTACTAAATACCGTAAGTAA
- the pykF gene encoding pyruvate kinase PykF, which yields MKKTKIVCTIGPKTESEEMLTKMLDAGMNVMRLNFSHGDYAEHGQRIQNLRNVMSKTGKKAAILLDTKGPEIRTIKLEGGNDVSLKAGQTFTFTTDKSVVGNSEIVAVTYEGFTNDLSVGNTVLVDDGLIGMEVTAIEGNKVICKVLNNGDLGENKGVNLPGVSIALPALAEKDKQDLIFGCEQGVDFVAASFIRKRSDVVEIREHLKAHGGEKIQIISKIENQEGLNNFDEILEASDGIMVARGDLGVEIPVEEVIFAQKMMIEKCVRARKVVITATQMLDSMIKNPRPTRAEAGDVANAILDGTDAVMLSGESAKGKYPLEAVTIMATICERTDRVMKSRLDYNNDSRKLRITEAVCRGAVETAEKLEAPLIVVATQGGKSARAVRKYFPDATILALTTNETTARQLVLSKGVIPHLVKEIASTDDFYRLGKEVALELVDRGLAQKGDVVVMVSGALVPSGTTNTASVHVL from the coding sequence ATGAAAAAGACGAAAATTGTTTGTACTATCGGCCCGAAAACCGAATCTGAAGAGATGCTGACCAAAATGCTGGACGCCGGCATGAACGTGATGCGTCTGAACTTCTCCCACGGTGATTACGCAGAACACGGCCAGCGTATCCAGAACTTGCGCAACGTGATGAGCAAGACCGGTAAAAAAGCTGCCATCCTGCTGGACACCAAAGGTCCAGAAATCCGTACCATCAAACTGGAAGGCGGTAACGACGTCTCTCTGAAAGCGGGCCAGACCTTCACCTTCACCACCGACAAATCCGTTGTCGGCAACAGCGAAATCGTTGCAGTGACCTACGAAGGCTTCACCAACGACCTGTCCGTCGGTAACACCGTGCTGGTAGACGATGGTCTGATCGGTATGGAAGTCACCGCTATCGAAGGCAACAAGGTTATCTGTAAAGTGCTGAACAACGGCGACCTGGGCGAAAACAAAGGCGTTAACCTGCCGGGCGTTTCTATCGCGCTGCCTGCGCTGGCTGAAAAAGACAAACAGGACCTGATCTTCGGTTGCGAACAAGGCGTTGACTTTGTTGCGGCCTCCTTCATCCGTAAGCGCTCAGACGTGGTTGAAATCCGCGAGCACCTGAAAGCGCACGGCGGCGAGAAGATCCAGATCATCTCCAAAATTGAAAACCAGGAAGGCCTGAACAACTTCGACGAAATCCTCGAAGCGTCTGACGGCATTATGGTTGCTCGCGGCGACCTGGGCGTTGAAATCCCGGTTGAAGAAGTGATCTTCGCGCAGAAGATGATGATCGAGAAATGTGTACGCGCGCGTAAAGTGGTTATCACCGCAACGCAGATGCTGGACTCCATGATCAAAAACCCGCGCCCAACCCGCGCTGAAGCAGGCGACGTGGCAAACGCCATCCTCGACGGTACTGATGCGGTTATGCTGTCCGGCGAATCCGCGAAGGGTAAATACCCGCTGGAAGCGGTGACCATCATGGCTACCATCTGCGAACGTACCGACCGCGTAATGAAAAGCCGTCTGGACTACAACAACGACAGCCGCAAGCTGCGCATCACCGAAGCGGTATGCCGCGGTGCGGTAGAAACGGCTGAGAAACTGGAAGCACCACTGATCGTGGTTGCCACCCAGGGCGGTAAATCAGCTCGCGCGGTGCGTAAATACTTCCCGGATGCAACTATCCTGGCGCTGACTACCAACGAAACCACAGCTCGTCAGCTGGTGCTGAGCAAAGGCGTGATCCCTCACCTGGTGAAAGAGATCGCGTCTACGGATGATTTCTACCGTCTGGGTAAAGAAGTAGCTCTGGAGCTGGTGGATCGCGGTCTGGCACAGAAAGGTGACGTTGTGGTCATGGTTTCTGGCGCACTGGTACCAAGCGGCACAACCAATACCGCATCTGTTCACGTGCTGTAA
- the ynhH gene encoding protein YnhH gives MKLHRLFLKHRFHFPFILKSAYNARLIPGEWFQRLEYKKQRTTSPLLRWAVTQAHFLLHAHLMSPILSACHILFCNTGLNPRRCAPGARFPYPSQLKD, from the coding sequence GTGAAACTGCACAGATTATTTCTGAAACACCGTTTCCATTTTCCTTTTATCTTAAAATCAGCGTATAATGCGCGCCTAATCCCTGGTGAATGGTTTCAGCGCTTGGAATACAAAAAACAACGTACAACTTCTCCCCTCCTTCGTTGGGCTGTCACTCAGGCACACTTTCTTCTGCACGCTCATTTGATGTCTCCTATCCTTAGTGCGTGTCATATACTCTTTTGCAACACAGGTTTGAATCCGCGGCGGTGCGCCCCCGGAGCGAGATTTCCATATCCTTCCCAACTTAAAGACTAA
- a CDS encoding trans-sulfuration enzyme family protein yields the protein MKNLATLSVHSGEFNDQHGAVMPPIYATSTFAQPSPGEHTGYEYSRSGNPTRHALETAIAELEGGTRGYAFASGLAAISTVLELLDKDSHIVAIDDVYGGTYRLIENVRKRSTGLQVSWVKPDDLAALEDVIRPHTRMVWVETPTNPLLKLADLAAIAAIARRHNVISVADNTFASPVIHRPLESGFDIVVHSATKYLNGHSDVVAGLAIVGDNRELADKLGYLQNAVGGVLDPFSSFLTLRGIRTLALRVEKHSTNALAIAQWLDQHPLVEKVFYPGLESHPQYQLARTQMALPGGMISVVVKGDAQRATEVIRNLKLFTLAESLGGVESLVSQPYSMTHASIPLEQRLANGIVPQLIRLSVGIEDPKDLIADLSQALQK from the coding sequence ATGAAAAACCTGGCTACCCTGAGCGTACACAGCGGCGAGTTCAACGACCAGCACGGCGCCGTCATGCCGCCGATTTACGCCACCTCGACGTTTGCGCAACCGTCACCCGGCGAGCATACCGGCTATGAATATTCCCGCAGCGGCAACCCTACACGCCATGCGCTGGAAACCGCCATCGCCGAACTGGAAGGCGGCACGCGCGGCTACGCCTTCGCCTCCGGTCTGGCGGCCATCTCCACGGTGCTCGAACTGCTGGATAAAGACAGCCATATTGTCGCCATTGATGACGTTTACGGCGGGACGTACCGCCTGATTGAAAACGTGCGCAAGCGCAGCACCGGCCTGCAGGTCAGCTGGGTTAAACCGGACGACTTAGCCGCTCTTGAGGACGTCATCCGCCCGCATACCCGCATGGTGTGGGTCGAAACGCCAACCAATCCGCTGCTGAAGCTGGCGGATCTGGCGGCCATTGCGGCGATCGCCCGCCGTCATAACGTCATCAGCGTGGCGGATAACACCTTCGCGTCGCCGGTGATCCACCGTCCGCTGGAGTCGGGTTTCGATATCGTGGTGCACTCCGCCACCAAATACCTGAACGGCCACTCTGACGTGGTGGCCGGGCTGGCGATTGTCGGGGACAACAGGGAACTGGCGGATAAGCTGGGCTATCTGCAAAACGCGGTAGGCGGCGTACTGGATCCGTTCAGCAGCTTCCTGACGCTGCGCGGTATTCGCACGCTGGCGTTGAGGGTAGAAAAGCACAGCACCAACGCGCTGGCGATTGCGCAATGGCTGGATCAGCACCCTCTGGTCGAAAAAGTGTTCTATCCCGGCCTGGAATCGCATCCGCAATATCAGCTTGCCCGCACGCAGATGGCCCTGCCCGGTGGGATGATTTCCGTCGTGGTAAAAGGCGATGCGCAACGCGCCACCGAGGTGATTCGCAACCTGAAGTTGTTCACCCTCGCGGAAAGCCTCGGCGGTGTGGAAAGTCTGGTGAGCCAGCCTTACAGCATGACGCACGCCTCGATTCCGCTGGAGCAACGCCTGGCAAACGGCATTGTGCCGCAGCTTATCCGTCTGTCAGTCGGGATTGAAGATCCGAAAGACCTGATTGCCGATCTCAGCCAGGCGCTGCAAAAATAA
- a CDS encoding pyridoxal-phosphate dependent enzyme: MTIYHSVTELIGRTPLIQLHKLDTGPCSLFLKLENQNPGGSIKDRVALSMINEAERTGQLQPGGTIIEATAGNTGLGLALIAAQKGYSLILVVPDKMSREKIFHLRALGAQVVLTRSDVNKGHPAYYQDYAQRLANELPGAFYIDQFNNEANPLAHRTTTAPELYEQLDGQIDAIVVGVGSGGTLGGLQAWFAEHSPHTEFVLADPAGSVLADQVETGRYHDAGSWLVEGIGEDFIPPLAHIEGVNRAWRITDREAFTTARDLLKTEGILAGSSSGTLLAAALKYCQAQTTPKRVVTFACDSGNKYLSKMFNDDWMRQQGLITRPQAGDLSDYIALRHDEGATVTAAPDDTLSTVLARMRLYDISQLPVLENGKVVGIIDEWDLLRHIGGDGDRFALPVTAAMTRQVEFLDKHAPESALNAIFDRGLVAVINDNDRFLGLITRSDVLTAWRNRLQQ; this comes from the coding sequence ATGACGATTTACCACTCCGTCACTGAACTGATTGGCCGTACCCCGCTTATCCAGCTGCACAAGCTTGATACCGGCCCCTGCTCGCTGTTCCTGAAGCTGGAAAACCAGAATCCGGGCGGCTCTATTAAGGATCGCGTTGCGCTGTCGATGATTAACGAAGCGGAGCGTACCGGCCAGCTGCAGCCGGGCGGCACGATTATTGAGGCGACGGCGGGGAATACCGGTCTCGGCCTGGCCCTGATTGCCGCCCAGAAAGGCTACTCGCTGATCCTGGTGGTGCCGGACAAAATGAGCCGCGAGAAGATTTTCCACCTGCGCGCGCTGGGTGCCCAGGTGGTGCTGACCCGCTCCGACGTCAACAAGGGCCATCCCGCCTATTACCAGGATTACGCCCAGCGCCTGGCCAACGAGCTGCCCGGCGCGTTTTACATCGACCAGTTCAATAACGAGGCCAACCCGCTGGCGCACCGCACCACCACGGCACCGGAACTGTACGAGCAGCTTGACGGCCAGATCGACGCCATCGTGGTGGGCGTCGGCTCAGGCGGTACCCTGGGCGGCCTGCAGGCGTGGTTCGCCGAGCACTCTCCGCACACGGAGTTCGTCCTGGCAGACCCGGCCGGATCGGTTCTGGCCGACCAGGTGGAAACCGGACGCTATCACGACGCGGGCTCCTGGCTGGTTGAAGGTATTGGCGAAGACTTTATTCCGCCGCTGGCCCACATCGAAGGGGTGAATCGCGCCTGGCGCATCACCGACCGAGAGGCCTTCACCACCGCGCGCGACCTGCTGAAAACGGAAGGCATTCTGGCGGGCTCTTCCAGCGGCACGCTGCTGGCGGCCGCGCTGAAATATTGCCAGGCGCAGACCACACCGAAACGCGTGGTGACCTTCGCCTGCGACAGCGGCAATAAGTATCTCTCGAAGATGTTCAACGACGACTGGATGCGACAGCAGGGGCTCATCACGCGTCCTCAGGCCGGCGATCTCTCCGACTATATCGCCCTGCGCCACGATGAAGGCGCCACCGTTACCGCCGCCCCGGATGACACGCTTTCCACCGTTCTGGCACGCATGCGTCTGTATGACATCTCCCAGCTGCCGGTGCTTGAGAACGGCAAGGTGGTGGGCATTATTGACGAGTGGGACCTCCTGCGGCATATCGGCGGCGACGGCGACCGCTTCGCGCTTCCGGTGACGGCAGCCATGACGCGTCAGGTGGAGTTCCTTGATAAACACGCCCCGGAAAGCGCCCTGAACGCCATCTTCGACCGCGGTCTGGTGGCCGTGATTAATGACAACGACCGTTTTCTCGGTCTGATTACGCGCAGCGACGTTCTGACCGCCTGGCGCAACCGTCTTCAGCAATAA
- a CDS encoding methionine ABC transporter ATP-binding protein, whose product MIVLRNISKVFDNGKVALTAVDNVNLTIEQGQIYGIIGYSGAGKSTLIRLLNGLEKPSAGSVTINGQDISAAKGEALRQARLKISMVFQHFNLLWSRTVSENIAFSMQIAGVPKASIKARVAELVELVGLKGRENAYPSQLSGGQKQRVGIARALANSPDVLLCDEATSALDPQTTDQILDLLLDINRRFRLTIVLITHEMHVVRKICDRVAVMENGKVVEEGDVLSVFTHPQQPITQQFVRQVSQYAEEETFNTELAKDLEGTVIRLTFTGHSTHKPIVGELTLRYGLPFNILHGKMTQTAHGVFGQLWVHVVASDEQLNNILADLQHSDIEGEVIKHG is encoded by the coding sequence ATGATCGTACTCAGGAATATTTCGAAGGTTTTTGACAACGGAAAGGTCGCGCTGACTGCCGTTGATAACGTCAACTTGACGATAGAGCAAGGACAGATTTACGGAATTATTGGCTACAGCGGGGCCGGGAAAAGCACGCTGATTCGTCTGCTGAACGGTCTGGAAAAACCCAGCGCCGGAAGCGTCACCATTAACGGGCAGGATATCTCTGCGGCAAAGGGTGAAGCGCTGCGCCAGGCGCGCCTGAAAATCAGCATGGTGTTCCAGCACTTCAACCTGCTGTGGTCGCGCACGGTGAGCGAGAACATCGCTTTCTCGATGCAAATCGCCGGTGTGCCAAAAGCCAGCATCAAGGCGCGCGTCGCCGAGCTGGTGGAGCTGGTCGGCCTGAAGGGGCGCGAGAATGCGTACCCGTCCCAGCTGAGCGGCGGGCAAAAGCAGCGCGTGGGTATTGCGCGCGCTTTGGCGAACAGCCCTGACGTGCTGCTCTGCGATGAAGCCACGTCCGCGCTCGACCCGCAGACCACCGATCAGATCCTCGATCTGCTGCTGGATATTAACCGCCGCTTCAGGCTGACCATCGTGCTGATCACCCACGAGATGCACGTAGTGCGCAAAATCTGCGACCGCGTGGCGGTGATGGAGAACGGTAAAGTGGTTGAAGAAGGCGACGTGCTGAGCGTCTTTACCCATCCGCAGCAGCCGATTACGCAGCAGTTTGTCCGCCAGGTGAGCCAGTACGCCGAAGAGGAAACTTTCAATACCGAACTGGCAAAGGATCTGGAAGGCACGGTCATCAGGCTGACCTTTACCGGGCACAGCACCCATAAGCCGATTGTGGGTGAACTGACCCTGCGCTACGGCCTGCCGTTTAACATCCTGCACGGGAAAATGACGCAAACCGCCCACGGTGTGTTTGGTCAGCTCTGGGTACATGTCGTGGCATCCGATGAACAACTGAACAATATCCTCGCCGACCTGCAGCACAGCGATATTGAAGGCGAGGTGATTAAACATGGCTGA
- a CDS encoding methionine ABC transporter permease, whose amino-acid sequence MAENLFPHLKWDQLWAATLETLYMTALSGVATFVLGIVLGLALFLTARGGLFHNRTVYSVISIVVNVFRSIPFIILIVLLIPFTKTVVGTILGANAALPALIVGAAPFYARLVEIALREVDKGVIEATRSMGARLSTLVFRVLLPESSPALVSGITVTLIALVSYSAMAGVIGAGGLGNLAYLEGFQRNHGDVTLVATVTILIIVFIIQFCGDVITSLLDKR is encoded by the coding sequence ATGGCTGAGAATCTCTTTCCGCATCTCAAGTGGGATCAGCTCTGGGCGGCGACGCTGGAGACGCTGTACATGACCGCGCTGTCCGGCGTGGCGACCTTTGTGCTGGGCATCGTGCTGGGGCTGGCGCTGTTTTTAACCGCACGCGGCGGGCTGTTCCACAACCGCACGGTTTACAGCGTGATTTCGATTGTGGTGAACGTGTTCCGCTCTATTCCGTTCATCATTTTGATTGTCCTGCTGATCCCGTTCACCAAGACCGTCGTCGGCACCATTCTTGGCGCCAACGCGGCGCTGCCGGCGCTGATTGTGGGCGCGGCACCGTTCTACGCACGCCTGGTGGAGATCGCCCTGCGTGAAGTGGATAAAGGCGTCATCGAAGCAACGCGCTCGATGGGCGCACGACTGAGCACGTTAGTGTTTCGGGTTTTACTGCCGGAATCATCACCCGCACTGGTATCGGGTATTACGGTGACGCTCATTGCGCTGGTGAGCTACAGCGCAATGGCGGGGGTGATTGGCGCCGGCGGTTTGGGAAATCTGGCTTATCTGGAAGGATTCCAGCGCAACCATGGTGACGTCACGCTGGTGGCAACGGTGACCATTCTGATCATCGTTTTCATTATCCAGTTCTGCGGCGATGTCATTACTTCACTGTTAGATAAACGCTAA
- a CDS encoding MetQ/NlpA family ABC transporter substrate-binding protein, with the protein MKKTLTLIAAATLSALSFASWADTLTVGASNTPHAEILEQAKPILAKQGIDLEIKPFQDYILPNTALAGHDIDANYFQHIPYLNSVLKDHAGDKDYDFVSAGAIHIEPIGIYSKKYKSLKDLPEGGKIIMRDAVSEEGRILSIFEKEGVIKLKPGIDKVTARISDIVENPKKLKFTPNVEASLLPQMYNNNEGDAVVINANYAIDAGLDPVHDPIAVESGENNPYANIITVHRGDEKKKDIVALVNVLHSKEIQDWIRTRYKGAVIPVNN; encoded by the coding sequence ATGAAAAAAACACTGACACTGATCGCCGCCGCAACCCTGAGCGCCCTGAGCTTCGCTTCCTGGGCCGACACCCTGACCGTGGGCGCATCCAACACGCCGCACGCCGAAATTCTGGAGCAGGCAAAGCCAATTCTGGCGAAGCAGGGTATCGACCTGGAGATCAAACCGTTCCAGGACTACATTCTGCCGAACACCGCGCTGGCGGGTCATGACATCGACGCGAACTATTTCCAGCACATTCCTTACCTGAACAGCGTGCTGAAGGATCATGCGGGCGATAAAGACTACGATTTCGTCAGTGCGGGCGCGATCCACATTGAGCCAATCGGCATCTACTCAAAAAAATACAAGTCTCTGAAAGACCTGCCTGAAGGCGGCAAGATCATCATGCGTGACGCGGTTTCTGAAGAGGGGCGTATTCTCTCCATTTTCGAGAAAGAGGGCGTGATCAAGCTGAAGCCGGGCATCGATAAAGTGACCGCGCGCATCAGCGACATCGTTGAGAACCCTAAAAAGCTGAAGTTCACGCCGAACGTGGAAGCCTCTCTGCTGCCGCAGATGTACAACAACAACGAAGGCGATGCGGTGGTGATTAACGCCAACTACGCGATTGACGCGGGTCTGGATCCGGTTCACGACCCGATTGCGGTAGAGAGCGGTGAAAACAACCCGTACGCCAACATCATTACCGTGCATCGCGGTGACGAGAAGAAGAAAGATATCGTTGCGCTGGTGAACGTGCTGCACTCGAAAGAGATTCAGGACTGGATCCGCACCAGGTACAAAGGCGCGGTCATCCCAGTAAACAACTAA
- the fumD gene encoding fumarate hydratase FumD, with amino-acid sequence MGNVTKDDALYQEMCRVVGKVVLEMRDLGQEPKHIVIAGVLRTALANQRVKRSELTTEAMETVVKALAG; translated from the coding sequence ATGGGTAACGTGACCAAAGATGATGCGCTCTACCAGGAGATGTGCCGGGTGGTCGGAAAGGTGGTGCTTGAGATGCGTGATTTAGGGCAGGAGCCAAAGCATATTGTCATTGCCGGAGTCCTGCGTACCGCGCTGGCGAACCAGCGCGTGAAACGCAGTGAACTGACAACCGAAGCGATGGAAACGGTGGTTAAAGCGCTGGCCGGGTAA
- a CDS encoding amino acid ABC transporter permease, translating into MIAGLNVITDNLDYLLWGRAATGEPGGVLLSLMMAAGAAVIALPGGIVLACLAWRFTGLVRKVLFLWAELIRGIPLIFVIFWMWYLLPLMTGGDLPGALTVTLALAWFTAATVMHSVLAGLNALPSGQYEAALSQGFSTQQTLLRVLLPQALRNILPSLVGIFISLLKDTSLAFIVNVPELTTVAGQVNNRVQIYPAAIFIFTGVVYYLLCCSLEQLAKRWRITRPAL; encoded by the coding sequence ATGATTGCCGGACTTAACGTCATCACCGATAACCTCGACTATCTGCTGTGGGGACGCGCGGCAACGGGTGAACCGGGAGGCGTATTGCTGTCGTTGATGATGGCTGCCGGGGCCGCCGTTATCGCTCTGCCCGGAGGGATAGTGCTCGCATGTCTGGCCTGGCGCTTTACCGGGCTCGTGCGAAAGGTCCTCTTTTTATGGGCAGAGCTGATTCGCGGTATCCCGCTCATCTTCGTAATTTTCTGGATGTGGTATCTTCTGCCGCTTATGACCGGGGGCGATCTGCCGGGAGCGTTGACCGTCACGCTGGCCCTGGCCTGGTTTACCGCGGCAACCGTAATGCACTCGGTACTGGCCGGGCTTAACGCGCTACCGTCCGGGCAGTACGAGGCCGCACTGTCACAGGGATTCAGCACGCAGCAAACACTCCTGCGCGTGCTGCTGCCGCAGGCGCTGAGGAATATTCTGCCGTCGCTGGTGGGAATTTTTATCAGCCTGCTGAAGGATACGTCGCTGGCGTTTATCGTGAACGTACCGGAGCTGACCACGGTGGCGGGACAGGTCAACAACCGGGTGCAAATCTACCCGGCGGCCATTTTTATCTTTACGGGCGTGGTCTACTACCTGCTCTGCTGCTCGCTCGAACAGCTTGCGAAACGCTGGCGCATTACCCGGCCAGCGCTTTAA
- a CDS encoding amino acid ABC transporter permease, which produces MPALDWQGVLTGQPLQWILSGFLTTLWITLAGMLLASLLALFFMLLRLSGGRPGNAVVSSWVSLFRNTPLLVQLLFWYFAAWNGLPQAFRDAVNADHSWSILPGNVWWFTPEFLCSAWGLGVFTSAFLIEEVESGLRSVPAGQREAALAQGFSAWRLFRYILLPQGLANAWQPVVGQYLNLMKLSSLASGIGFAELTYQVRQIESYNAHALEAFTLGTALYLLTGLVMGIVLVRIGPDAKRKRPGAAATRSEKHDCRT; this is translated from the coding sequence ATGCCCGCGCTCGACTGGCAGGGGGTACTGACCGGACAGCCTCTGCAGTGGATACTCTCCGGATTCCTCACCACCCTGTGGATCACGCTTGCCGGGATGCTGCTGGCCAGCCTGCTCGCACTGTTTTTTATGCTCCTGCGCCTTTCCGGCGGACGCCCCGGGAACGCGGTCGTCAGCAGCTGGGTGTCGCTGTTTCGCAATACGCCGCTGCTGGTGCAGCTGCTGTTCTGGTATTTTGCCGCCTGGAACGGGCTACCGCAGGCGTTCCGCGACGCGGTGAACGCGGATCACAGCTGGTCAATTCTACCCGGTAACGTCTGGTGGTTTACGCCCGAATTTTTATGTTCTGCCTGGGGGTTGGGCGTCTTTACCTCGGCGTTTTTAATCGAAGAGGTGGAATCGGGCTTACGTTCCGTGCCTGCCGGACAGCGGGAGGCGGCGCTCGCGCAGGGATTCTCCGCGTGGCGTCTGTTTCGTTACATCCTTCTGCCGCAGGGGCTGGCCAACGCCTGGCAGCCCGTTGTGGGGCAGTATCTTAATCTGATGAAGCTCTCCTCGCTCGCCAGCGGGATTGGCTTCGCCGAGCTGACCTATCAGGTCAGGCAGATCGAGAGCTATAACGCGCACGCGCTGGAGGCGTTTACCCTCGGAACCGCACTCTATCTGCTGACCGGCCTGGTCATGGGGATAGTGCTGGTTCGCATCGGGCCTGACGCGAAACGTAAACGCCCAGGCGCCGCCGCCACTCGGAGTGAAAAACATGATTGCCGGACTTAA